The window TGTTGAAGAGCAGACCGAATTCAACCTGGTTCTGGCTGATTTCGGCGCGAACAAAGTTGGCGTCATTAAAGCAGTTCGCGAAATCACCGGCCTGGGCTTGAAAGAAGCTAAAGATCTGGTCGATGGCGCACCAAAAACGGTGAAAGAAGCGATCTCGAAAGCTGACGCTGAAGCCGGCAAGAAAAAGCTGGAAGAAGCTGGCGCGAAAGCCGAAATCAAGTAATAGCAACAA of the Massilia violaceinigra genome contains:
- the rplL gene encoding 50S ribosomal protein L7/L12, which encodes MAISKDDILAAVGEMSVMDLNDLVKAFEEKFGVSAAAVSSGGGNNAGPAAVVEEQTEFNLVLADFGANKVGVIKAVREITGLGLKEAKDLVDGAPKTVKEAISKADAEAGKKKLEEAGAKAEIK